A genomic stretch from Colwellia sp. Arc7-635 includes:
- the barA gene encoding two-component sensor histidine kinase BarA: MHKISLKDWVILLTIVPTTIISLIVAGYLSYSRYSELDQFIYQRATSIITPLAISSVAPLLEKKRSTLRTLIGFSHRSQSDIIKSIAIFTKDNQVFVTSAYHGDTHTMRIKAGQSLPNRTMYDDYGDYLVYRAPIIDEFSEKDDSATLDAESDIIGYIAVQIDKSSIRYAQQQLLITAFFIVLAGIIISALFTYKLINSVTRPIASMVLAIDRIREGKIESRISGQLIGELNFLKNGVNTMAQSLGDYQDEMQRSIDQATIDLRESLEQFEIQNVELDIAKRKAQDANKVKSEFLANMSHELRTPLNGVIGFTRQVLKTPLSDTQRDHLQTIERSAGNLLSIINDILDFSKLDAGKMVIESIPFSIRESIEETLTLLAPSAHKKNIELSLRVSPKLPDSLIGDAMRIKQVMVNLASNAIKFTDKGSVDINIEGNSIGQHLYKIRVTVQDTGIGIPEQQKSSIFEAFGQGDKSVTRIYGGTGLGLVISQRLVSELRGSIGFDSIETKGSTFWFTFQCELNPIPTLQLPVPANLSGKSILYYEPHAASRLATTEILTSWQMQITCITQRSEMDELLSEPKDLSSFDFALIGHDVTPSALNEVKQFIFSLKGHIPSIHLAINSNSPSLHEALISSGAKNCISKPITVQRLSKTLMPSTIELSTLVDLPEHKVPIKVLAVDDNEANLKLIKELLLEQVNEVLTASDGAQAVELCRHEKFALIFMDIQMPVLDGISALSIIRQQTLNEHTPIIAVTAHVFGEEKDKLLEEGFNSFMTKPIDEAMLHHSIYEYCDSTLLANSPTVTPVVAEPISSLRPKIIDWPLALQRAGQKSALAKDMFIGLVNSLPESKVNISEALISQDIEQLKVLIHKLNGACCYSGVPNLGKVTHELETELKRGIALDDLEPEFFEFFEQIDLVLEDADAFIKKLKNK; encoded by the coding sequence ATGCATAAAATAAGCCTGAAAGATTGGGTAATTTTACTTACGATCGTTCCAACAACCATAATCAGTTTAATTGTTGCAGGTTACTTATCTTATAGTCGCTATAGCGAACTCGATCAATTTATTTATCAACGCGCCACCAGCATCATCACTCCCCTTGCCATTAGTAGTGTTGCGCCATTATTAGAAAAGAAAAGAAGCACACTCAGAACCCTTATTGGGTTTAGCCATCGTAGCCAATCTGACATTATTAAAAGCATTGCAATATTTACCAAAGACAACCAAGTTTTTGTTACCAGTGCTTATCATGGTGATACTCACACTATGCGCATTAAAGCAGGACAAAGCTTACCTAATCGCACCATGTATGATGACTACGGTGATTACCTGGTTTATCGAGCCCCTATCATTGATGAATTTAGCGAAAAAGATGATAGCGCGACGTTAGATGCTGAAAGCGACATTATTGGTTATATCGCCGTACAAATTGATAAAAGCAGTATTCGATATGCTCAACAACAGTTGTTGATCACTGCATTTTTTATTGTTTTAGCCGGCATTATCATCAGTGCATTATTTACTTATAAACTTATCAACAGTGTTACTCGCCCAATTGCCTCAATGGTACTCGCTATAGATCGTATTAGAGAGGGTAAAATTGAAAGTAGGATCAGTGGTCAACTTATTGGTGAACTTAACTTTTTAAAGAACGGCGTGAATACCATGGCGCAATCTTTAGGTGACTATCAAGACGAAATGCAACGCAGTATTGATCAAGCAACCATTGATTTACGCGAAAGTTTAGAACAGTTTGAAATTCAAAACGTCGAACTCGATATTGCAAAACGCAAGGCCCAAGATGCTAACAAAGTTAAATCTGAATTTTTAGCCAATATGAGCCATGAGTTACGTACACCACTTAATGGCGTTATCGGCTTTACTCGCCAAGTACTAAAAACACCGTTAAGCGATACTCAACGTGATCATCTACAAACTATTGAACGCTCTGCCGGTAATTTACTGTCGATCATCAATGACATTTTAGACTTTTCGAAACTTGATGCCGGCAAAATGGTCATTGAAAGTATCCCATTCTCGATTCGAGAGTCGATTGAAGAAACTCTAACCCTGTTAGCACCCAGTGCGCATAAGAAAAATATCGAGTTGTCATTACGTGTTAGTCCAAAATTACCTGACTCACTAATTGGTGACGCTATGCGCATCAAGCAAGTCATGGTCAATTTAGCCAGTAATGCGATTAAATTTACCGATAAAGGTTCGGTAGATATTAATATTGAAGGTAATAGTATCGGTCAGCATCTTTATAAAATAAGAGTGACGGTACAAGATACTGGCATAGGTATTCCTGAACAGCAGAAGAGTTCAATATTTGAAGCTTTTGGCCAAGGGGATAAAAGTGTTACACGTATTTATGGCGGCACGGGATTAGGTCTGGTTATTTCACAGCGCTTAGTGTCTGAGCTACGTGGTAGCATTGGCTTTGATAGTATAGAAACTAAAGGCTCGACTTTTTGGTTTACTTTCCAATGTGAATTAAACCCGATACCCACCTTACAATTACCCGTACCTGCTAATCTCAGCGGCAAAAGCATATTGTATTATGAGCCACATGCTGCCAGTAGATTAGCGACCACCGAAATATTAACTAGCTGGCAAATGCAAATTACTTGTATAACACAGCGCAGCGAAATGGATGAGTTACTTTCAGAGCCAAAAGACTTATCGTCATTTGATTTTGCCTTGATAGGTCACGACGTCACACCTTCAGCCCTTAATGAAGTGAAGCAATTCATTTTCTCACTTAAGGGCCATATTCCATCGATACATTTAGCAATTAACTCTAATTCACCAAGTTTACATGAAGCTCTAATTTCAAGTGGTGCAAAAAACTGTATTAGTAAACCTATTACTGTTCAACGCTTAAGTAAGACCCTTATGCCGTCAACAATTGAATTAAGTACTTTAGTTGACTTGCCAGAGCACAAAGTTCCAATCAAAGTCTTAGCGGTTGATGATAATGAAGCAAACTTAAAGCTGATTAAGGAGTTATTACTTGAACAAGTAAACGAAGTATTAACGGCTTCTGATGGTGCTCAAGCTGTTGAATTGTGTCGCCATGAAAAATTTGCTTTGATATTTATGGACATACAAATGCCAGTGCTTGATGGTATTTCTGCTTTATCAATTATTCGACAACAAACACTCAATGAACATACACCAATCATTGCAGTAACAGCGCATGTTTTTGGGGAAGAAAAAGACAAACTACTCGAAGAAGGCTTTAACTCTTTTATGACAAAACCTATTGATGAAGCCATGCTACACCATAGTATTTATGAATACTGTGATTCAACCTTACTCGCGAACTCTCCTACGGTTACGCCGGTAGTTGCAGAGCCCATTAGCAGCTTAAGACCAAAAATTATTGATTGGCCACTAGCATTGCAACGAGCGGGTCAAAAATCAGCATTGGCGAAAGATATGTTTATCGGTTTAGTGAATAGCTTACCGGAGAGTAAAGTAAATATTTCAGAAGCGTTAATTTCTCAAGATATTGAGCAACTTAAAGTATTAATACACAAACTTAATGGCGCTTGCTGTTATTCTGGTGTACCAAATTTAGGAAAAGTGACTCATGAGCTTGAAACAGAATTAAAACGTGGTATTGCTTTAGATGATTTAGAACCTGAATTTTTTGAGTTTTTTGAACAAATAGATTTGGTACTGGAAGACGCCGATGCTTTTATCAAAAAGCTGAAAAATAAATAG
- the recO gene encoding DNA repair protein RecO, giving the protein MQENTQSAFVLHTRPYRENQLLVDLLTENDGKLAALSYVGHSTKSSRKALLQPFLPIKVTLKGQYSLKSLIRVEPIGKSFLLKKNALFSAFYINELLVKLLGENIACNELFQQYEASLTSLVDTDSIELCLREFELMLLDELGISFDFSLVFEHSAEGFYYLPGEGFMPAYTKLKQPCYNRWHLQAIAQSDLSTPEVLMTFKNLMRQVINHLLDGVPLNSRKLFSKKT; this is encoded by the coding sequence ATGCAAGAGAATACCCAATCAGCATTTGTTCTTCATACCAGACCTTACCGAGAAAATCAGTTACTGGTCGATTTATTGACCGAAAATGACGGTAAACTGGCAGCGCTCAGTTATGTTGGTCATTCTACAAAATCTAGCCGTAAGGCGTTATTACAGCCATTCTTACCGATTAAAGTCACGCTAAAGGGTCAGTACAGCTTAAAAAGCTTGATTCGAGTAGAGCCGATTGGAAAATCCTTTCTTTTAAAAAAAAATGCCCTGTTTAGCGCTTTTTATATTAATGAGTTATTAGTTAAGTTATTGGGCGAGAATATTGCGTGTAATGAACTCTTTCAGCAATATGAAGCCAGCTTAACATCATTGGTCGACACTGATAGTATTGAGCTCTGTTTACGAGAATTTGAATTAATGCTCCTAGATGAACTAGGTATTTCTTTCGACTTTTCTTTGGTGTTTGAGCATAGTGCCGAAGGGTTTTATTACTTGCCTGGCGAAGGTTTTATGCCTGCCTATACCAAATTAAAGCAACCTTGCTATAACCGTTGGCATTTACAGGCGATAGCACAAAGTGACTTATCAACGCCTGAAGTACTGATGACTTTTAAAAACTTAATGAGGCAAGTAATTAATCATTTGCTTGACGGTGTGCCATTGAATAGCCGAAAATTATTTAGCAAAAAAACATAG
- the rlmD gene encoding 23S rRNA (uracil(1939)-C(5))-methyltransferase RlmD — MANFFKATPKKSKVPQQLTVTVSRLDQQGCGVAIHDNKPVFIEGALANETVEVKIYEQKSKFSKAKLMRVVKASDARAEVKCRHYFQCGGCNLQHMNYQHQLDYKQDKITQLFARQALNDSLPWQKNIVSNEWHYRRKARIGVQYDKRGEAIVGFRQRESSHLTSIKSCPVLVEAFANIFTELKGVLAKLSGKNAVGHVEVIAANENVVVVRQLIKMTAQDKKLWQAFASKNSWEVYLDDGENISPLAEDKPLFYSLTESIKINFSVNSFIQVNDVVNKAMVEQAQTWLMLNEQDVVLDLFCGLGNFSLPIAQQVDRVVGIEGVDKMVARAQENAQSNGISNCQFYCADLNSAWQDQPWAAQKYSKVLLDPARAGAYEALTQLLPLKIEKILYVSCDPASLARDTKLLIDHGYKIEKIALMDMFSQTKHVETMVMFSSTSS, encoded by the coding sequence ATGGCAAATTTTTTTAAAGCAACTCCGAAAAAATCTAAAGTACCACAACAATTAACCGTTACCGTTAGCCGCCTTGATCAGCAAGGCTGTGGCGTAGCAATTCATGATAATAAGCCTGTGTTTATCGAAGGTGCATTAGCGAATGAAACGGTTGAAGTTAAAATTTATGAGCAAAAAAGTAAGTTTTCCAAAGCAAAGCTAATGCGTGTTGTAAAAGCTAGTGATGCTAGAGCTGAAGTTAAATGTCGACACTACTTTCAGTGTGGTGGATGTAACTTACAGCACATGAACTATCAGCATCAACTGGATTATAAGCAAGATAAAATAACGCAACTATTTGCTCGCCAAGCATTAAATGACAGTTTACCTTGGCAAAAAAACATTGTGAGTAACGAATGGCATTATCGTCGTAAGGCGAGAATTGGTGTGCAATATGATAAGCGCGGTGAAGCTATTGTCGGCTTTCGCCAACGCGAGAGTAGCCATTTAACGTCAATTAAATCTTGTCCTGTATTAGTTGAAGCCTTTGCGAATATTTTTACCGAGTTAAAAGGCGTTTTAGCTAAGTTGTCAGGTAAAAATGCGGTTGGTCATGTTGAAGTGATTGCTGCCAACGAAAATGTTGTCGTCGTACGCCAATTAATTAAAATGACCGCCCAAGACAAAAAGCTTTGGCAAGCGTTTGCTAGCAAAAATTCATGGGAGGTTTATCTTGATGATGGCGAAAATATTAGCCCATTGGCTGAAGATAAACCGTTGTTTTATTCACTGACCGAGAGTATAAAAATAAACTTTTCTGTTAATAGCTTTATTCAAGTTAATGATGTGGTTAATAAAGCAATGGTCGAGCAAGCTCAAACTTGGCTAATGTTGAACGAACAAGATGTTGTTTTGGACCTATTTTGTGGTTTGGGTAACTTTAGTTTGCCTATTGCCCAGCAAGTTGATCGCGTTGTTGGCATCGAAGGTGTTGATAAAATGGTGGCCAGGGCGCAAGAAAATGCACAGAGCAATGGTATCAGTAATTGCCAGTTTTACTGTGCTGATTTGAATAGTGCTTGGCAAGATCAACCGTGGGCAGCACAAAAATATAGCAAAGTTTTGCTCGACCCTGCTCGTGCTGGAGCATATGAAGCACTAACACAACTACTACCGCTTAAGATTGAAAAAATATTATATGTTAGCTGCGATCCTGCATCTTTAGCTCGTGATACAAAATTGCTTATTGATCATGGCTATAAAATAGAAAAAATTGCCTTAATGGACATGTTTTCGCAAACAAAGCATGTTGAAACTATGGTAATGTTTAGTTCAACTTCGTCATGA
- the lepB gene encoding signal peptidase I — protein sequence MAVYFSIFLVIVTVITGIVWLADKFYLAAQRDLKLVDAQAQCETPLSEDVAAKLIEPSTLVDTSVQIFPVIAFVLILRSFIYEPFQIPSGSMMPTLLDGDFILVNKFNYGLRDPVLRHKFIEVGLPERGDVIVFKYPVQPEIDFIKRVVGLPGDKIVYRNKKLYIQAACQDSDKECPKFEQVIQELSSEDEAYGLRRYTAKMPNKTHDILIDDTVSAQQQAAYFCSVAGGNVCFQSGTKQDEFLVPKGHYLAFGDNRDNSSDGRFWGFIPEENLVGEAVAIWMSFDFDRPDDSFLPHWIPTGIRFSRIGGIE from the coding sequence ATGGCAGTTTACTTTTCAATATTTTTAGTCATTGTTACCGTAATTACCGGCATTGTTTGGCTAGCGGATAAGTTTTATTTAGCAGCCCAACGAGATCTAAAGTTGGTTGATGCACAAGCGCAATGTGAAACACCGTTAAGCGAAGATGTTGCTGCGAAATTGATTGAGCCTTCTACTTTAGTTGATACATCGGTGCAAATATTTCCGGTGATCGCTTTTGTATTGATATTGCGTTCATTTATTTACGAACCTTTTCAAATTCCTTCGGGATCTATGATGCCGACGTTACTTGATGGTGACTTTATTTTAGTGAATAAATTTAACTATGGTTTACGTGATCCTGTACTGCGTCATAAATTTATTGAAGTAGGCTTGCCTGAACGTGGCGATGTTATTGTTTTTAAATATCCGGTACAACCAGAAATAGACTTCATAAAACGTGTTGTTGGTTTACCTGGCGATAAGATTGTTTACCGTAATAAAAAACTATATATTCAAGCCGCTTGCCAAGATAGCGACAAAGAGTGCCCGAAATTCGAACAAGTTATTCAAGAACTTAGTAGCGAAGATGAAGCATACGGATTAAGACGCTATACTGCTAAAATGCCAAATAAAACTCATGATATTTTGATTGATGATACGGTTTCAGCTCAGCAGCAAGCTGCATACTTTTGTAGTGTAGCTGGTGGTAATGTCTGTTTTCAATCAGGGACTAAACAAGATGAGTTTTTGGTGCCTAAAGGGCATTACCTCGCTTTTGGTGATAACCGAGATAATAGTTCTGATGGTCGCTTTTGGGGCTTTATACCGGAAGAAAACTTAGTTGGAGAAGCTGTTGCTATCTGGATGAGTTTTGACTTTGATCGCCCTGACGATAGCTTTTTGCCGCACTGGATACCTACAGGTATTCGCTTTTCTCGCATTGGTGGAATTGAATAA
- the relA gene encoding GTP diphosphokinase, with translation MVSVRKSHQMSEASFEQWLDTLELDHGKKIALEKLYQQVNHLFDDATPCQTKSLEMVEILSSLNLDTDSLCAAFICPLYEYECISLEYIEENFSKQIYLLCKGVGQMEAIKALQQSQSSQVSANQIDNIRRMLLAMVEDVRAVVIKLAERLCHLRLVKNSDEETRVLAAKETSNIYAPLANRLGIGQLKWELEDLSFRYLHPDVYKSIAQQLDEKRLDRERYMTEFVDNIALQLKSSAIKGIVYGRPKHIYSIWKKMQQKSLDFEQLFDVRAVRIIVDELQGCYGALGLVHTSWKHLPKEFDDYVATPKSNGYQSIHTVVIGPEGKAIEVQIRTQQMDDDAELGVAAHWRYKEGSASGKTSGFDDKVSWLRKILQWQEDVSESGELLEELRSQVFEDRIYVFTPSGDVIDLPSGATPLDFAYYIHSNVGHSCIGAKVFGRIVPFTHTLQTGDQVEVLRSKTLNPSRDWLNPSLNYLHTPRARAKVQHFFRLLDRDKNLAAGKEMLETALAKQQLSIAKVDLTPAIERFNFTTKDDLLAAIGSGNTRLLQVVHCIQQEDERSKPEVEIDPQSLIKQPQQNNTQAADSNGITVSGVGNLLTHMAKCCHPVPGDEISGFITQGRGISVHRVDCEQLANALNQQPEREVEVQWGMANKKSYQVSINIIGGDRQGLLRDISTIISNERVSIIGIESNTDNAKQSMSMTIKVEITNNEALTRLLTKLNQLDDVAEVKRL, from the coding sequence ATGGTTTCTGTACGTAAGTCACATCAAATGTCGGAAGCAAGTTTCGAGCAATGGCTAGATACGCTTGAATTAGATCACGGCAAAAAAATTGCGTTAGAAAAATTATATCAACAAGTTAACCACTTATTTGATGATGCAACGCCGTGCCAAACTAAATCTCTAGAGATGGTAGAAATTCTCTCCAGCTTAAATCTCGATACCGATTCATTATGTGCAGCTTTTATTTGTCCACTGTATGAATATGAGTGTATTAGCTTAGAATATATTGAAGAAAATTTTTCTAAGCAAATATACCTGCTCTGTAAAGGTGTAGGGCAAATGGAAGCCATTAAAGCTCTACAGCAATCGCAGTCGAGCCAAGTTAGCGCCAATCAAATTGATAATATTCGTCGTATGTTACTTGCGATGGTAGAAGATGTGCGCGCTGTTGTTATCAAATTAGCTGAACGTTTGTGCCATTTACGCTTGGTAAAAAATAGCGATGAAGAAACACGTGTTCTAGCCGCCAAAGAAACCAGTAATATTTATGCACCATTAGCCAACCGCTTAGGTATTGGGCAATTAAAGTGGGAATTAGAAGATCTTTCTTTTCGCTACTTACATCCTGATGTTTATAAAAGTATTGCTCAGCAGCTTGATGAAAAACGCCTCGACAGAGAGCGTTATATGACAGAATTTGTTGATAACATTGCCCTGCAACTAAAGTCATCAGCTATCAAAGGGATTGTTTACGGACGTCCTAAGCATATTTATAGCATCTGGAAGAAAATGCAGCAAAAGTCGTTAGATTTTGAACAACTATTCGATGTACGTGCGGTGCGTATTATTGTTGATGAGCTGCAAGGTTGTTACGGTGCGTTAGGTCTTGTGCACACAAGTTGGAAGCATTTACCAAAAGAATTTGATGACTATGTTGCTACCCCAAAAAGCAATGGTTATCAGTCGATTCATACAGTAGTGATTGGCCCTGAAGGCAAAGCAATAGAAGTACAAATTAGAACACAACAAATGGATGATGACGCTGAATTGGGCGTAGCAGCACATTGGCGCTATAAAGAAGGCAGCGCTAGTGGTAAAACGTCTGGCTTTGACGATAAAGTTAGCTGGCTAAGAAAAATACTGCAATGGCAAGAAGACGTTTCAGAAAGCGGTGAATTACTTGAAGAGCTGCGCAGCCAAGTTTTTGAAGACCGTATTTATGTTTTTACCCCTAGTGGTGACGTCATCGACTTACCTTCTGGGGCAACACCGCTAGATTTTGCCTACTATATTCACTCTAATGTTGGGCACAGCTGTATTGGCGCGAAAGTATTCGGCCGCATAGTGCCATTTACGCATACTTTGCAAACCGGCGACCAAGTTGAAGTATTACGCAGTAAAACACTGAACCCGAGTCGAGATTGGCTAAATCCAAGTTTAAACTATTTGCACACGCCTCGTGCTCGAGCCAAAGTTCAACACTTTTTTAGGTTGCTCGATCGAGATAAAAACTTAGCTGCAGGTAAGGAAATGTTAGAAACTGCCTTGGCTAAACAGCAGTTATCGATTGCTAAAGTAGATTTGACACCAGCGATAGAGCGTTTTAATTTCACCACCAAAGATGATTTATTGGCAGCGATAGGCTCGGGTAATACGCGCTTATTACAAGTGGTGCACTGCATACAGCAAGAAGATGAAAGATCAAAACCAGAAGTAGAAATTGATCCGCAAAGTTTAATTAAGCAACCGCAACAAAATAATACTCAAGCAGCTGATAGTAATGGTATTACTGTTTCAGGTGTTGGTAATTTACTAACACATATGGCGAAATGTTGTCATCCCGTACCGGGCGATGAAATATCTGGTTTTATTACTCAAGGTCGGGGTATTTCAGTACATCGAGTCGATTGTGAACAACTTGCTAATGCTTTGAACCAACAGCCCGAGCGTGAAGTTGAAGTGCAATGGGGTATGGCTAATAAAAAAAGCTATCAAGTGAGTATTAATATTATTGGCGGTGATCGCCAAGGCTTGCTCAGAGATATCTCTACTATTATCTCTAATGAAAGGGTCAGTATTATCGGCATAGAAAGTAACACTGATAACGCCAAGCAAAGTATGAGCATGACCATAAAAGTTGAAATCACTAACAATGAAGCGCTAACGCGATTGCTTACTAAGCTAAATCAATTAGATGATGTTGCTGAAGTTAAAAGGTTATAG
- the acpS gene encoding holo-ACP synthase, translated as MSVVGIGTDIVDIRRIAKMSDNAQQRLAKRILTAAEYQRYTAIKQPEQFLAKRWAGKEAAAKALGTGIAAGVSFQHFDIVSLASGQPILELSAQALTLAEQLGAKTWHISLSDEANYATAFVVLSK; from the coding sequence TTGTCAGTAGTAGGTATAGGTACTGATATTGTTGATATTCGCCGTATTGCCAAAATGTCTGATAATGCGCAGCAACGTTTGGCAAAACGCATTTTAACGGCAGCCGAATATCAACGTTATACTGCTATTAAACAACCAGAACAATTTCTGGCGAAACGTTGGGCAGGCAAAGAGGCCGCGGCAAAAGCTTTGGGTACCGGCATTGCTGCTGGAGTGTCGTTCCAACATTTCGACATTGTTTCGTTAGCATCTGGCCAACCAATCCTTGAATTGAGTGCTCAGGCATTAACATTAGCTGAGCAATTGGGAGCTAAAACTTGGCATATATCGCTTTCTGATGAAGCTAACTATGCGACCGCCTTTGTAGTTTTATCGAAATAA
- the rnc gene encoding ribonuclease III: MLHTPAAIARLSKKIGYNFKEPKLLLQSLTHRSAKGAHNERLEFLGDSILGFVIAESLYQKFPKHAEGDLTRMRSSLVKGVTLAEVGRDFDLGQYLILGPGELKSGGHRRDSILEDAIEAIIGAVYLDSDLATCQALILSWFEQRLANIKPGNEQKDPKTRLQEYLQGRKIPLPQYDVINTTGQSHNQQFTVRCTTSVLENEVITKGSSRRKAEQSAALQVLALIEQAK; this comes from the coding sequence GTGCTACATACTCCTGCCGCTATTGCGAGACTATCAAAAAAAATTGGCTATAATTTTAAAGAGCCAAAGTTGTTACTACAATCACTAACGCACAGAAGTGCGAAGGGTGCTCATAATGAGCGCCTTGAGTTTTTAGGTGACTCTATTCTCGGTTTTGTTATTGCAGAATCGCTATATCAGAAATTTCCTAAACATGCTGAAGGCGACTTAACCCGTATGCGTTCAAGCCTCGTTAAAGGTGTTACGCTTGCAGAAGTTGGTCGCGATTTTGATTTAGGTCAGTATTTGATTTTAGGACCAGGTGAACTGAAAAGCGGTGGCCATCGACGAGATTCAATTCTTGAAGATGCGATTGAAGCCATTATAGGCGCTGTTTATTTAGACTCTGATTTAGCTACGTGTCAGGCACTGATCCTTAGCTGGTTTGAACAACGCTTAGCGAACATTAAGCCCGGTAATGAACAGAAAGATCCAAAAACACGTTTACAAGAATACTTGCAAGGGCGAAAAATACCTTTGCCACAATATGATGTCATTAATACCACGGGGCAATCACACAACCAGCAGTTTACCGTACGTTGTACTACTAGCGTACTTGAGAACGAAGTGATTACCAAAGGCAGTAGCCGACGTAAAGCTGAGCAATCAGCTGCTTTGCAAGTTTTAGCACTAATCGAGCAAGCGAAATAG
- the pdxJ gene encoding pyridoxine 5'-phosphate synthase yields MNDILLGVNVDHIATLRQARGTNYPDPVYAASVAEHAGADGITVHLREDRRHIQDRDIHVLSQTLHTRMNFEMAVTDEMLDIACEVKPVFCCLVPEKREELTTEGGLDVAGQQDKINAAVARLAEAGIQTSLFIDADKKQIDAALLSKATYIEIHTGQYADAETEETQNEELERLVEGIQYAHALGLKVNAGHGLNYFNVKPIAAIPEIIELNIGHAIIARAVIDGLDKAVRDMKRLMLEARGLV; encoded by the coding sequence ATGAATGATATTTTATTAGGCGTAAACGTAGACCATATTGCTACATTAAGACAAGCCCGTGGTACTAACTACCCAGATCCCGTTTATGCTGCCTCAGTAGCAGAACATGCTGGTGCGGACGGGATCACTGTCCATTTACGTGAAGACCGACGTCATATCCAAGACCGAGATATTCATGTATTAAGCCAGACGTTACATACTCGAATGAATTTTGAGATGGCCGTAACTGATGAAATGCTCGATATTGCCTGTGAAGTAAAACCGGTATTTTGTTGTTTAGTACCAGAAAAACGTGAAGAGCTAACCACTGAAGGTGGATTAGATGTTGCTGGTCAGCAAGATAAAATAAATGCTGCTGTTGCGCGCTTAGCCGAAGCGGGTATTCAAACGAGTTTATTTATTGATGCTGATAAGAAGCAGATTGATGCTGCGTTGCTCAGTAAAGCGACTTATATCGAAATACATACGGGTCAATATGCCGATGCAGAAACTGAAGAAACACAAAATGAAGAACTTGAACGTCTAGTTGAAGGCATTCAATATGCTCATGCTTTAGGCTTAAAAGTGAATGCTGGTCATGGTTTAAACTATTTTAATGTTAAACCTATAGCGGCAATTCCTGAAATAATAGAGCTGAATATTGGTCATGCTATTATTGCTCGTGCGGTGATCGACGGCTTAGACAAAGCGGTCCGAGATATGAAGCGTTTAATGCTTGAAGCCCGTGGTTTAGTCTAA
- the era gene encoding GTPase Era: MTTEQNHCGLIAIVGRPNVGKSTLLNTLLGQKVSITSRKPQTTRHRILGILTEGHNQAVLVDTPGLHSEEKRAINRLMNRAASSTLAEVETIVFLVEGTHWTSDDEMVLTKIKNSGAPCVLVVNKIDNIQDRDSLLPHLQKLGAKHDFADIVPISASKGENVEAIKNICFNALPEGDFWFPEDYITDRSSRFMASEIVREKLIRFTGDELPYSTTVEIEQFKIDDKGILHINALILVERTTQKRMVIGNKGEKLKVIGQEARRDMESLFERKVFLETWVKVKSGWADDERALRSLGYGDEYSG; encoded by the coding sequence ATGACAACAGAACAAAACCATTGCGGTCTTATTGCCATTGTTGGCCGTCCAAATGTTGGTAAATCAACATTATTAAACACTTTGCTTGGCCAAAAAGTCAGCATTACGTCACGTAAGCCACAAACAACACGCCATCGTATATTAGGTATTTTAACAGAAGGGCACAATCAAGCCGTTTTAGTTGACACACCGGGTTTACATTCTGAAGAGAAGCGTGCGATTAACCGTTTGATGAACCGTGCGGCGAGCAGTACTTTGGCAGAAGTAGAAACGATTGTATTTTTAGTCGAAGGTACCCATTGGACAAGTGACGATGAAATGGTCCTAACGAAGATTAAAAACAGTGGTGCTCCTTGTGTATTAGTGGTCAATAAAATTGATAATATACAAGACAGAGATAGCTTATTACCGCACCTACAAAAGTTAGGTGCAAAGCATGATTTTGCCGATATTGTTCCTATTTCAGCAAGTAAAGGTGAAAACGTTGAAGCGATCAAAAATATTTGCTTCAACGCGTTGCCTGAAGGCGACTTCTGGTTTCCTGAAGATTATATTACCGATCGCTCAAGTCGTTTTATGGCCTCTGAAATTGTGCGCGAAAAACTAATTCGCTTTACTGGCGATGAATTACCTTATTCAACTACGGTAGAGATTGAACAGTTTAAAATTGACGATAAGGGTATTTTACATATTAATGCCTTAATTTTAGTCGAAAGAACCACTCAGAAGCGCATGGTTATTGGTAACAAAGGCGAAAAGCTGAAGGTTATTGGCCAAGAAGCAAGACGTGATATGGAAAGCCTCTTTGAACGTAAAGTGTTTTTAGAAACTTGGGTGAAGGTTAAATCAGGCTGGGCAGATGACGAGCGTGCATTGAGAAGCTTAGGCTACGGCGATGAATACTCAGGCTAG